In Musa acuminata AAA Group cultivar baxijiao chromosome BXJ3-9, Cavendish_Baxijiao_AAA, whole genome shotgun sequence, a single genomic region encodes these proteins:
- the LOC135650067 gene encoding chaperone protein dnaJ 20, chloroplastic-like: protein MPVRGRPRAPAATVRAAPGAATMYELLSVAETAGPEEIKAAYKRQARRWHPDACRTAGDEGYFAERFMRAREAYEVLTDQGLRREYDRALLRSDGGEWERQLEGLQWRRSTTVGRRGTSWGSRMRRAHGLEIFD from the coding sequence ATGCCGGTCAGGGGGCGACCTAGAGCGCCGGCGGCGACAGTGAGAGCGGCACCGGGGGCGGCCACCATGTACGAGCTGCTGTCGGTGGCAGAGACGGCGGGGCCGGAGGAGATCAAGGCGGCGTACAAGCGGCAGGCGCGGCGGTGGCACCCGGACGCGTGCCGCACAGCGGGGGACGAGGGCTACTTCGCGGAGCGCTTCATGCGGGCGCGGGAGGCGTACGAGGTGCTCACCGACCAGGGCCTCCGCCGCGAATACGACCGGGCGCTGCTTCGGAGCGACGGGGGCGAGTGGGAGAGGCAACTGGAGGGGCTGCAGTGGCGGCGGAGCACCACGGTGGGGCGGCGGGGGACGAGTTGGGGCAGTCGGATGAGGAGGGCCCACGGGTTAGAGATATTCGATTGA